In Primulina eburnea isolate SZY01 chromosome 14, ASM2296580v1, whole genome shotgun sequence, the following proteins share a genomic window:
- the LOC140811816 gene encoding phragmoplastin DRP1E-like, with protein MATMESLIGLVNRIQRACTSLGDYGGGDEAFSSLWDALPSVAVVGGQSSGKSSVLESIVGRDFLPRGSGIVTRRPLVLQLQQTEDAKQEYAEFGHLPQRRFTDFSLVRREIQDETDRVTGKSKMISPVPIHLSIYSPKVVNLTLIDLPGLTKVAVEGQQESIVQDIENMVRSYVEKPNSIILAISPANQDIATSDAIKLAREVDPSGERTFGVLTKLDLMDKGTNAVDVLEGRSYRLQHPWVGVVNRSQADINKNVDMILARRKEREYFATSPDYGHLSSRMGSEYLAKLLSKHLESVIRARIPSITSLINKSIDELDAELDHLGRPVAVDAGAQLYTILELCRAFDRIFKEHLDGGRPGGDRVYGVFDNQLPAALRKLPFDRHLSLQNVKKIVSEADGYQPHLIAPEQGYRRLIEGSLNYFRGPAEASVDAVHFVLKELVRKSIGECQELKRFPSLQSAIAGASNEALERFREEGKKTVIRLVDMESSYLTVEFFRRLPQEIEKVGNPGGNPKENPRENSAAAPPPPIDRYGDGHFRRIGSNVSSYVHMVSETLRNSIPKAVVYCQVKEAKQNLLNHFYILIGKKEGKQLAELLDEDPALMEKRLQYAKRLELYKKARDEIDSVSWVR; from the exons ATGGCGACGATGGAAAGTTTGATCGGGCTGGTGAACAGAATTCAAAGGGCATGCACCTCCCTCGGTGATTACGGAGGTGGTGACGAGGCCTTTTCCTCTCTCTGGGATGCTCTACCTTCCGTCGCCGTTGTCGGTGGACAG AGTTCGGGAAAGTCATCCGTGTTGGAGAGTATCGTGGGGAGAGATTTTCTTCCTCGAGGATCTG GCATTGTTACAAGGCGGCCCTTGGTGCTGCAACTGCAACAAACTGAAGATGCAAAGCAGGAATATGCTGAGTTTGGGCATCTACCGCAGAGACGATTCACTGATTTCT CCTTGGTTCGCCGGGAGATTCAGGATGAAACTGACAGAGTCACAGGGAAGTCAAAGATGATTTCTCCTGTTCCTATTCACCTGAGCATCTACTCCCCTAAAG TTGTCAATTTAACTCTGATTGATCTGCCTGGTTTGACTAAAGTTGCTGTTG AGGGGCAACAAGAAAGCATTGTCCAAGATATTGAAAATATGGTTCGCTCATATGTTGAGAAG CCCAACAGTATCATATTGGCAATATCTCCTGCGAACCAAGATATTGCAACCTCAGATGCCATTAAACTCGCAAGAGAAGTGGATCCATCTG GTGAACGCACATTTGGGGTGTTGACTAAGCTAGATCTGATGGATAAAGGAACTAATGCAGTGGAT GTTCTGGAAGGAAGATCATATCGTTTACAACATCCATGGGTGGGTGTTGTGAATCGTTCACAAGCAGATATTAACAAAAATGTTGATATGATTCTTGCTCGGCGGAAGGAACGTGAGTATTTCGCTACGAGTCCTGACTATGGACACTTGTCAAGTAGAATGGGCTCCGAGTATCTTGCAAAGCTTCTTTCGAAG catCTGGAATCTGTCATAAGGGCTAGAATACCAAGTATCACTTCACTGATTAACAAAAGCATTGATGAACTAGATGCTGAGCTGGACCACCTCGGAAGGCCTGTAGCGGTCGATGCAGGG GCTCAATTGTACACCATCTTAGAACTTTGCCGTGCTTTTGACCGAATTTTCAAGGAGCATCTTGATGGAGG CCGACCAGGCGGCGATCGAGTTTATGGAGTTTTTGACAACCAACTGCCAGCTGCTTTGAGAAAGCTTCCATTTGATCGGCATCTCTCATTGCAGAATGTAAAAAAGATTGTATCAGAAGCTGATGGTTATCAACCACACTTGATTGCTCCTGAGCAAGGTTACCGACGACTTATTGAgggttcactaaattattttagGGGGCCAGCCGAAGCATCTGTGGATGCT GTTCACTTCGTTCTAAAGGAACTCGTGAGGAAGTCTATTGGGGAGTGTCAG GAATTGAAGCGTTTTCCATCTCTGCAATCAGCAATAGCTGGGGCATCAAATGAAGCTTTGGAACGATTTCGTGAGGAGGGCAAAAAAACAGTGATTAGATTGGTTGATATGGAATCGTCTTACCTGACTGTTGAATTCTTCCGGAGACTTCCCCAGGAAATTGAGAAAGTGGGAAACCCAGGGGGTAACCCAAAGGAGAATCCAAGGGAAAATTCAGCAGCTGCCCCGCCCCCACCCATTGATCGTTATGGCGATGGACATTTCAGGAGGATAGGGTCAAATGTTTCATCTTATGTTCATATGGTGTCTGAGACTCTGAGGAACTCAATTCCGAAGGCCGTGGTGTACTGTCAAGTGAAGGAGGCGAAACAGAATTTGCTAAATCACTTTTACATTCTAATTGGGAAGAAAGAG GGTAAGCAACTCGCGGAGTTGTTAGACGAAGATCCAGCATTGATGGAGAAGAGGCTGCAATATGCTAAAAGGCTTGAATTATACAAGAAAGCAAGGGATGAAATTGATTCTGTCTCATGGGTTCGATGA
- the LOC140811952 gene encoding haloacid dehalogenase-like hydrolase domain-containing protein Sgpp, with product MIISHERPLKLPNPQVYRSDFRETWRTGWQLFRRAMLPLLQQCSLHFKPSINPLLLSTPLLRNISANSRAFSPRMTSLSVRQSSLGSIAPLEAILFDIDGTLCDSDPLHYYAFREMLQEIGFNGGEPISEEFFIKNISGMHNEELCHVLLPNWEIERARKFMDDKEAIFRRLASEQLKPVTGLDKLCKWVEDHGLKRAAVTNAPRPNAELMISLLGLGEFFQQLIIGSECERAKPFPDPYLKALQELGVSSAHAFIFEDSVSGIKAGVAAAMPVVGLATRNPEKLLSDAGASVVIKDFADSKLWTVLENLEKKTEAMKITT from the exons ATGATAATATCACACGAGAGGCCATTGAAGCTCCCAAATCCTCAAGTTTATCGCTCCGACTTTCGGGAGACTTGGCGAACAGGGTGGCAGCTTTTTCGTCGCGCCATGTTGCCTCTTCTTCAGCAATGCTCCCTCCATTTTAAGCCCAGCATCAATCCCCTCCTCCTCTCCACCCCACTTCTTCGAAATATCTCGGCCAATTCTCGAGCCTTTTCTCCTAGGATGACCTCATTGTCAGTAAG ACAATCTTCACTTGGTTCTATTGCTCCTTTGGAAGCTATACTATTCGATATAGATGGCACACTGTGTGATTCTGATCCTCTCCACTACTACGCCTTCAGAGAAATGCTTCAAGAG ATAGGATTTAACGGGGGAGAGCCCATAAGCGAGGAATTCTTCATAAAGAATATCAGTGGCATGCATAATGAAGAACTCTGTCATGTTCTCTTACCAAATTGGGAAATTGAAAGAGCCCGGAAATTCATGGATGATAAGGAAGCAATATTTAGGAG ATTGGCATCGGAACAATTAAAACCCGTCACTGGTCTTGATAAGTTATGCAAATGGGTCGAAGATCACGGTTTAAAACGGGCTGCTGTTACCAATGCACCACGACCAAATGCTGAACTGATGATCTCTCTACTAGGCTTAGGAGAATTTTTCCAGCAACTTATCATTGGTAGTGAGTGTGAACGAGCAAAACCTTTCCCAGACCCTTATTTAAAGGCTCTACAGGAACTTGGAGTATCTTCTGCCCACGCCTTTATCTTTGAG gattctgtTTCCGGGATAAAAGCTGGGGTGGCGGCTGCAATGCCTGTTGTAGGATTAGCTACGAGGAATCCTGAGAAGCTACTATCTGATGCAGGGGCAAGTGTCGTCATCAAGGATTTTGCTGACTCTAAATTGTGGACAGTTTTAGAAAATCTAGAAAAGAAAACCGAGGCAATGAAAATCACTACTTGA
- the LOC140812698 gene encoding dolichyl pyrophosphate Glc1Man9GlcNAc2 alpha-1,3-glucosyltransferase: MEELPNHRRQIVGICWPALVAAAVKLLLIPAYRSTDFEVHRNWLALTHSLPLSRWYSDTTSPWTLDYPPFFAYFENFLSFFASRVDPTMTHLHDGLNYASDLTILFQRLSVIVTDVVLIYSVYRLTKGGDFRKMESFFIWILVIWSPGLFIVDHLHFQYNGFLLGMLLLSISCLENGRDVMGGFVFAVLLCFKHLFAVAAPVYFVYLFRHYCRGGWVKGFVRLVVLGTTVLAVFGAAYGPFLYHGQIQQVFRRMFPFGRGLCHAYWAPNFWVFYIMLDKVFAFLLVKLGFYIEAPKASFTGGLVGDSSPFSVLPRITPMITFILVLLAISPCLVKAWRNPTPKMVCRWVSYAYTCGFLFGWHVHEKASLHFVIPLSVTALKSADDAKHYFFLSIVSCYSLFPLLFEAQEYPIKVTFLLLYAILAWLGFSSRFPGTKPSSSMKETKENKSGTPGFSIGYLGQSYLFGLIVVEIWGQFLHPIIFEDRLPFLPLMMISIYCALGIMYSWIWQLRQITMLH; this comes from the exons ATGGAGGAGCTCCCCAATCACCGCCGCCAGATAGTCGGCATTTGTTGGCCGGCCCTAGTAGCCGCCGCCGTGAAACTCCTCCTTATCCCCGCCTACCGCAGCACCGATTTCGAAGTTCACCGCAACTGGCTAGCTCTCACACATTCACTTCCCCTCTCCCGCTGGTATTCCGACACAACTAGCCCATGGACCCTCGATTACCCACCATTCTTTGCTTACTTCGAGAATTTCCTCTCATTCTTCGCATCCCGAGTGGATCCCACCATGACCCACCTCCACGACGGCCTCAATTACGCCTCAGACCTCACCATCCTTTTCCAACGCCTCTCCGTGATAGTCACCGACGTGGTTTTGATATATTCGGTTTATAGATTGACAAAAGGCGGAGACTTTAGGAAAATGGAGAGCTTTTTTATCTGGATTCTGGTTATTTGGTCACCTGGGTTGTTTATAGTTGACCATTTGCATTTTCAGTACAATGGGTTTCTGTTGGGGATGCTGTTGTTGTCAATTTCATGCCTTGAGAATGGGAGGGATGTGATGGGAGGATTTGTATTCGCCGTTTTGCTCTGTTTTAAGCACCTTTTTGCGGTTGCTGCTCCCGTTTATTTTGTGTATTTGTTCAGGCATTATTGTAGGGGTGGCTGGGTTAAGGGATTTGTGAGGTTAGTGGTGCTGGGCACCACTGTTTTGGCTGTTTTTGGTGCTGCTTATGGGCCTTTTTTGTACCACGGACAG ATACAACAAGTTTTCCGCCGTATGTTTCCTTTTGGCAGGGGACTTTGCCATGCATACTGGGCTCCTAATTTCTGGGTATTTTATATAATGTTGGATAAAGTTTTCGCCTTTTTGCTCGTGAAGCTTGGTTTTTATATTGAAGCTCCAAAAGCTTCATTCACTGGTGGTCTAGTGGGTGATTCCTCGCCTTTTTCTGTATTACCCAGG ATCACCCCGATGATTACATTCATCCTGGTCCTCTTGGCAATATCTCCTTGTCTAGTGAAGGCTTGGAGAAATCCCACACCAAAAATGGTTTGTCGATGGGTATCCTATGCTTATACGTGTGGCTTTCTATTTGGTTggcatgttcatgaaaaggcTTCACTTCACTTCGTGATTCCCCTTTCCGTTACAGCCCTTAAAAGTGCGGACGATGCGAAGCATTACTTCTTTCTTTCCATAG TGTCCTGCTACTCGCTCTTCCCTCTTCTATTTGAAGCTCAAGAATATCCAATCAAAGTCACATTTCTTCTTCTTTATGCTATTCTAGCTTGGCTCGGGTTTTCCTCTCGTTTCCCGGGGACAAAGCCGAGTTCCTCCAtgaaagaaacaaaggaaaacaaatCGGGAACCCCTGGTTTCTCCATTGGATATTTGGGACAATCCTACTTGTTTGGGTTAATAGTGGTTGAGATATGGGGACAATTTTTGCATCCCATCATTTTTGAGGATCGACTACCATTTTTACCGCTCATGATGATCTCTATATATTGTGCTCTAGGAATTATGTATTCATGGATCTGGCAACTGAGACAAATTACCATGCTACATTGA
- the LOC140813024 gene encoding phosphatidylinositol N-acetylglucosaminyltransferase subunit P-like, with product MEDPCSVNSPRRILSFSKNQRARVPPPDSDDRSPTGFGVSGEHGPKLSEVYGFVGSITTVVATAIFIVWAYFPDHWLHSMGIYYYPNRYWALAVPTYLIVTIVLAIGFYIGLNFLATPPPTSLSSIFDEFSREPLDSILLQDDDGEYPIEPISDIDVSQINDIMFSNLTDNTDTDIVT from the exons ATGGAAGATCCTTGCTCAGTAAATAGCCCCCGGAGGATCCTAAGCTTCTCCAAGAACCAGAGAGCTCGCGTACCGCCTCCGGATTCAGACGACCGGTCTCCCACCGGATTCGGTGTTTCCGGCGAACACGGACCTAAACTTTCAGAAGTCTATGGCTTTGTCGGATCCATCACCACGGTTGTCGCTACCG CCATTTTCATAGTGTGGGCCTATTTTCCGGACCATTGGTTACATTCCATGGGGATCTATTACTATCCAAACAG GTATTGGGCATTGGCTGTGCCGACATATCTTATTGTTACAATCGTACTGGCAATTGGATTTTATATTGGCCTCAATTTTTTGGCTACCCCACCTCCTACGTCCCTGAGCTCAATTTTTG ATGAATTCAGTAGGGAACCGCTGGATTCCATCCTTTTACAAGATGATGATGGAGAGTATCCCATTGAACCTATATCGGATATTGACGTCAGCCAAATTAATGACATCATGTTTAGCAATCTGACCGATAACACTGACACGGATATAGTCACTTAA
- the LOC140811894 gene encoding uncharacterized protein: MFINFFFIRHNNLELSENWRIMGSNSSLMDSSKSSSSPRKLSGPSGSIINRTKRKLSSFFCASFNSRSTFELEDCPGKSFVTDTKKIAPVSSDFHDSMVESSSVLSPHMVSTSSLYENGDSSRRNSSIVDEAFVESSMINLRTSTDQIDFSNTRESLPFQPGEELVSENATNRVSTADATAEITPFICAAHDQSRSLSQGLTVSRADVDSDYNYSDLRSLSIVSDSVPRFQFPGDDHSHMTTISSPGLFVSNSDQDLRNVLHLDELSTSSNLLFGERSNESRINGRRLSRRNFSESPTILLTGDLADEHPGFHMRQLFDSGGNLDYNGAGYNPDSRRHHRSERRRQFTSEIDERIIGSGLREGGRETTLCVSGLHPDGTCSCDSFLTAEESSTLESISRIIMLAEALFEVLNEIHHQSLSLSESLLPLPAPESLVDTFPLKYHEKVKNIESYPSYVQQCYICLADYEDGDRLRVLPCNHEYHVPCIDKWLKEINRVCPLCRHNVCDGAGECSASNMAMPS, from the exons ATGTTCATTAATTTCTTCTTTATACGGCACAATAATCTTGAACTTTCCGAGAACTGGCGGATTATGGGTTCGAACAGCAGTCTGATGGATTCGTCGAAATCGTCATCGTCGCCGAGAAAGCTGTCCGGGCCAAGTGGGTCCATAATCAACCGGACAAAACGCAAACTTTCCTCTTTTTTTTGTGCTTCTTTCAATTCGAGGTCAACCTTTGAG CTAGAAGATTGTCCAGGAAAGTCGTTTGTTACCGATACTAAAAAAATAGCTCCAGTCAGTAGCGACTTTCATGACTCGATGGTAGAATCATCTTCAGTGTTAAGCCCACACATGGTAAGCACAAGTTCCCTTTATGAGAATGGGGACTCTTCTAGAAGAAATAGCAGTATTGTCGATGAAGCTTTTGTGGAATCTTCAATGATAAATCTTCGAACAAGCACAGATCAGATAGATTTCTCAAACACAAGAGAATCACTTCCATTTCAG CCTGGCGAAGAATTGGTTTCTGAAAATGCAACAAATCGTGTATCTACTGCTGATGCAACGGCAGAAATCACGCCTTTCATTTGCGCAGCCCATGATCAATCAAGAAGTCTTTCACAGGGACTCACTGTTTCACGCGCAGATGTGGATTCAGACTACAATTATTCTGATTTAAGGTCTCTTTCTATAGTTTCTGATTCTGTGCCGAGATTTCAATTCCCTGGAGATGACCATTCTCACATGACAACCATTTCTAGTCCAGGATTATTTGTATCTAATAGTGATCAGGATTTGAGAAACGTGCTTCATCTTGATGAGCTGAGTACCTCTTCAAACTTATTGTTTGGGGAAAGAAGCAATGAGTCAAGAATAAACGGTAGGAGGCTATCAAGACGCAACTTTAGTGAATCACCAACCATTTTGTTAACTGGTGATCTTGCCGATGAGCATCCTGGCTTCCATATGAGACAGCTTTTCGATTCAGGTGGTAATCTCGATTATAATGGAGCTGGTTATAATCCTGATTCCAGACGTCATCATAGAAGTGAAAGGAGACGGCAATTCACTTCGgag attgATGAAAGGATTATAGGCAGTGGCCTTCGTGAGGGAGGCCGGGAAACCACATTGTGTGTATCCGGACTCCACCCTGATGGTACGTGCTCATGCGACTCATTCCTTACGGCTGAAGAATCCAGTACTCTTGAAAGTATTTCTAGAATAATCATGCTTGCCGAGGCATTATTTGAG GTTTTGAATGAAATTCATCATCAATCTTTGTCACTCTCAGAATCCCTTCTCCCACTCCCTGCTCCAGAGTCTCTGGTGGATACCTTTCCTCTCAAGTATCACGAGAAGGTTAAAAACATCGAAAGTTATCCCAGTTATGTTCAACA ATGTTATATTTGTTTAGCTGACTATGAAGATGGGGATAGATTAAGAGTTCTTCCGTGCAATCATGAATACCATGTGCCTTGTATCGATAAATGGCTGAAAGAAATAAATAG GGTATGCCCTCTCTGCAGACATAATGTTTGTGATGGTGCTGGAGAATGTTCAGCCTCAAATATGGCAATGCCATCTTGA